From a single Vitis vinifera cultivar Pinot Noir 40024 chromosome 18, ASM3070453v1 genomic region:
- the LOC100266006 gene encoding transcription factor bHLH95: MSEEASHGNLWQNHSCDFLNSDSNSGGSGGEKLGEKPPDSSSNSPVENRQGMALVGRKRGRRAKASDGGGGESEHETHIWTERERRKKMRNMFSSLHALLPQLPPKADKSTIVDEAVNYIKTLQNSLTKLQKQRHEMQQGATAVDCEQSIITSQALAPDTRETSLPAGDRSLKNYFSLPTNKPNLLSAPSSSLCFQTWFSPNVVVSMCGNDAHISVCSSRKPGLLATIFYILEKHKLDVLSAHISSTQQRSIYMIHAHASGVSDDQLPKGLTVEEIFKLAVGEMTLWLSSC; encoded by the exons ATGTCTGAAGAAGCAAGCCATGGAAATCTGTGGCAAAACCATTCTTGTGATTTCTTGAATTCAGATAGTAATTCAGGTGGTAGTGGTGGAGAAAAGTTGGGGGAAAAGCCACCTGATTCAAGCTCTAATAGCCCCGTTGAGAACCGACAGGGTATGGCACTGGTGGGTCGGAAGCGAGGCAGGCGTGCAAAGGCTAGTGACGGTGGTGGTGGTGAATCAGAGCATGAGACTCACATATGGACGGAGAGAGaaaggaggaagaagatgaggaaCATGTTCTCTAGTCTTCATGCTTTGCTTCCTCAATTGCCTCCTAAG GCAGACAAGTCCACCATAGTTGACGAAGCAGTGAACTATATCAAGACCCTTCAAAACTCTCTTACAAAACTTCAAAAGCAAAGGCATGAAATGCAGCAGGGTGCAACTGCTGTTGACTGTGAACAATCCATCATCACATCCCAAGCGTTAGCTCCGGACACGAGAGAAACATCTTTGCCCGCAGGTGATAGATCATTGAAGAACTACTTCTCACTGCCCACAAACAAGCCAAACTTGCTTTCAGcaccttcttcttcattgtgctTCCAAACATGGTTTTCTCCAAACGTTGTGGTGAGCATGTGTGGCAATGATGCGCATATCAGCGTGTGTTCATCAAGGAAACCCGGGTTGCTAGCCACCATCTTCTACATACTGGAGAAACATAAGCTGGATGTGCTGTCTGCCCACATTTCCTCCACTCAGCAGCGCAGCATTTACATGATCCATGCCCAT GCTAGTGGAGTTTCAGATGATCAACTTCCAAAGGGATTGACAGTGGAGGAAATATTCAAGCTAGCTGTAGGAGAGATGACCCTTTGGCTCTCATCATGTTAA